Part of the Canis aureus isolate CA01 chromosome 3, VMU_Caureus_v.1.0, whole genome shotgun sequence genome, ATGTTACCTAGACCTATTGTGTTGATCATTATACAATATATACAGATACCAAATCATTGGGTTGTACACCTAAAAGCAATATCATGTTTTATTGTCAGTTACAtctcaatttaaaacaaaaagaaaaaacaaaaacaggtgggCATGATTTTTCCAGGGAAACTTTCagtcctcctccctctccattcAGTTGTTTCCACCTCTGTTCCCACAGCACTTCTTTTAATtcagtttatatatatgtatatatttttaaagattttatttatttattcatgagagatacagagagagaggcagagacacaggcagagggagaagcaggctccatgcagggagcccaatgtaggactcgatcccaggtctccaggatcacgccctgggcggaaggcaggcgccaaaccactgagccacccaggcgtcctataattcagtttatattttaataaagttataCATGCACATAGTTTAAAGAATCAAATAGTTGTACTgggcttctttggaaaaacagcaAGTTCCTGACCCTCCTCTAAGTTTCTTGCTCCTCACTTTCAGCCAGTCCTTCTTTTGACCCATATCCCCATCCTCCTACATCTTCATTTTTTCAGCTGGAAGACCAGATTTGGGCAGTGTCTATATCCTTTCCACATGCCCAAGTGTACAGTGTACAGTGTACGGCACACATTCCGTTCCATGGTTACCACTGTGCTTGTCATTTTAGTTTGCTCAATACTTACTGTTTATACTGTTAGGACCATATGAACACTATCGTCAGCTGAGTTGTGGAGCATATTGAAATTATTGTTCCTATTCCTGTATGAACGTTTTTTTCCTGACATTGATAATTTCTTAtgcgtttgttttgttttctatgtgcTTAATAATTTATTGGGGAAGTTTTTTTTATCCTCTCATCTTCCTTCATAGTCTGTCTCCAAggtgtttttttcctgtttgttttgccctctttcctttcttcagatCTTTCGTATTCCATCTTTGTTGTCTTAGATTCAAGCGAGATAATAAAAAGCTGTTGGAAGCTCTGTGGATAAGGGTGGAGCTGGTCCATCACAGCTTCACTTCACAGGCTAAACCATTTCCTTGGGGGGCCCCTAATGTTAATATCTCTTGGTTAGACTCCCCGAAAAGACTTTTCCATTAAACTGCCAAAAGGGATGTGTCCAGTTGCTACTGTTGAAGGAGTAGGATCAGGGAAGAAGGCTTGAGATCTTAGCTGTGACTTCAGCTCCCCAGTTTTACTTTCTCCTGAGAGGAAATCTTAAATCTACTAGAGCAGGGAGGGAATCTGGGGGGTAGGAGTTGGGGTCCAATTAAAAACATTGTTTCAATCAGATACATCAAGGCTGCCAATTACTGAGCACTCTGGGGGTTCTGCTGTGCACGTCATGCTATCCCTTGGCTTTCTCAGCCACCAGCTTACAGTTGGCATTCTTGAGTCTGCTTTGGTCATTACCAGGTGTCTCAATGCTTTCCAACTTTCAGTATTTCTCTTGTCTCCTGTTTCATTCTCTTTGCCTTATTGGGTTATGtactctttaaaattcttttattgaaGGGATCAGAGACAAATCCATGTCTTCTTTCATCAAATGGATCTTACCCATAATACTTTTTCTCTTACCATTTCAGTGTGTCACATCTTGTTATAATTCTGTTGGTGTCCTTCACCAGAGTTCATCTGAATCAGAGTCCACATCCCATTCCTCTCTCTACCCCCAGACTAGGCAGCGCATGGCACAGCATGTTCTCAAGGAATGACATAGAGTGAATGGAccaacaaagaaataatagattAATCCTTCCTCCAGTGCTTTACATGTGAAAATTATTCCCTCCAGTGGGCGATGGTTTTTAGTTGTAGACTTTATCCACACTTGCTAATCTCAACAGGAACTTCTCTGGAAGACACATTTTATGATAAAACATTGCTTCTGGAGTTTTTACAGGTAAAATAGCCAGGAATTTAGAAGGCTAGTTTGGATGATCCACATgcactgttatttctttttttttttttttttaagatttatttatttatcatagagagagagagaggcagagacacaggaggagggagaagcaggctccatgccgggagcctgacgtgggactcgattccgggactccaggatcgtgccctgggccaaaggcaggcgctaaaccgctgagccacccagggattcccccccccccccccccgctgcacTGTTATTTCTAATTGCTTttcaaacatttcttaaaaaagtGAGTGGGCAAAAGTACAGAGTACACAGAATGATGATGAATGCTTTCCCCCATGTTAGGGAGACAGCCAAATGTGAATGTTGTCCCTGGAAGGAgatgaaacaagaaaaacataAGGAAATTGGGTGGGAATTAACAACTGTTTTGTTCGAGTAGGAATGCAAGTGAGGTGTTACTGTACTTCTTTAAGAAtcaagaaaggaaacagaatgagaaagaaaaagaaatatacttagggaaatgcaaatccaaaccacaatgatatacctACCAGAATGGCTCCAGTCAAAAAGACAGACTGTAACAATAATAAATGTTGCCAAAAAATTAGAACCCTCACACACTGCCAGTGgtaatggtacagccactttggaagacaaccTTGCAGTTCCCCAAAAGCCTAAACTTAGACTTCCCATATGAcgtagcaattctacttctagctGTTTCTCCAAGAGAATTGAGAATACCATCCACACACAAACCTGTATACaccagcattattcataataaccaaaaagtggaaacaaccaaaggtCTACCAATGGaagaatacataaacaaaatgtggtctatccatgtaatggaacattattcagcaatACAAAAGAGTgacacaatatgtggtctttcaTGTGCTACCACATGGCTGAACCTTAAAAACATCGTAATAGAAACCAgatacaaaagaccacatattgtgtgatcccatttatatgtCACAAATTACTgcagatggaaaaaataattggGACTTTTCACCCTCTGGAGGTTGACATCATTTTTTCCTGCATATGCTTGatgatttttccttctcaaattttatttttagggactACATTAACTTTTTGTGATGTTCTTGTTCACTTTTATCTTTCAGGTCCCTGGTTTGATATGTACCTAACCGCTCGAGATCCCGTCGTCTTGAACTTTAATCCATTCATGGCATTCAACCCTGACCCAAAGTCGGAGTATAATGACCAGCTCATCAGGGCGACCAACATGACCATTTCGGCCATCCGGTTTCTGAAGACGCTCCGGGCCGGTCTCTTGGAACCAGAGGTTTTCCATTTGAACCCTGCCAAAAGTGACACCGACACCTTCAAGAGACTCATACGCTTTgtgccttcctctctgtcctgGTATGGCGCCTACTTAGTTAACGCATACCCCCTGGATATGTCTCAGTATTTTCGGCTTTTCAATTCAACTCGTTTACCCAGGCCTGTTCGTGATGAACTTGTCACTGATGAGAGCGCTAGGCACCTTCTGGTCCTAAGGAAAGGACATTTCTATGTTTTTGATGTCCTAGATCAAGATGGAAACATTGTGAGCGCCTCTGAAATCCAGGCTCATCTGAAGTACATTCTCTCAGACAGCAGCGCCACCCCTGACTTTCCCCTGGCCTATCTGACCACTGAGAACCGAGACGTCTGGGCAGAGCTCAGGGAGAGGCTGGTGAGTGGTGGCAATGAGGAGGCCCTGAGGAAAGTGGACTCTGCTGTGTTCTGTCTCTGCCTAGATGACTTCCCCATTAAGGACCTTGTCCACCTGTCTCACACCATGCTGCACAGTGACGGCACAAACCGCTGGTTTGATAAGTCCTTTAACCTCATTCTAGCCAAGGATGGCACTGCGGCTGTCCACTTTGAGCATGCCTGGGGTGATGGTGTGGCAGTGCTCAGGTTTTTTAATGAAGTGTTTAAGGATAGCACTCAGGCCCCTGCTATCACCCCACAGAGCCAGCCGGCCCACACTGACTCTTCTGCTGCTGTGCGGAGACTTAACTTCAAGCTGGATGATGCCATGAAGGCCAGCATTGGTGCTGCTAAGGACAAGTTTGATGCCATCGTGAAAACCCTCACCATCGACTTCATCCAATTTCAGAGAGGGGGCAAAGAGTTTTTGAAAAACCAGAAGCTGAGCCCTGACGCAGTAGCTCAGCTGGCCTTCCAGATGGCCTTCCTGAGGCAGTATGGGCGGACAGTGGCCACCTACGAGTCGTGTAGCACTGCAGCATTCAAGCACGGCCGCACTGAGACCATCCGCCCAGCCTCCATCTTCACAAAGAAGTGTTCCGAGGCTTTTGTCAGGGAGCCCTCCAGACACAGTGCTGGAGAGCTTTGCCAGATGATGGCCGAGTGCTCCACGTATCATGGCCAGCTGACCAAGGAAGCAGCAATGGGTGAGATGGGGGGGTGGGGCCCTTGGGCCTTGTTGCCCTCAGCGCTGGGCTAAGCCTCAGAAACATCCTGCTCCATGTGATTTTCATATTGTTTAATCTATCTGCCAATTCCTGGATAGTTATTAATTTTCTACCCTAGCAGTCTGAACAGCCAGATCAGCCACTAGGGATCAGGATGTTCATTCCTCCTTAGCAGGGATGGAGAAATGGGTCTAACTTCATCCTCATTTAAGGCCACTTTCAGCTGTGACACACGATtctctttctgttatttattGGTCATCTGACTGACTTTTGACAGTTTAGGATTTCTAATCCTGCAGCCCCCTCTTACTTTACTTCACTTGCAGTATGTTGGGTTCCTATAAATAAGCCATCTCAAAAACTCTTCGCAAATCTAAACATCACCcttcctttgcctctctgtgGTAAAATTCTAGACCTGGAAAGGACCTGGAGGATCACACAGTTCTGTC contains:
- the CPT2 gene encoding carnitine O-palmitoyltransferase 2, mitochondrial isoform X1, with amino-acid sequence MVARLLLLRARPRRPAGGPGPVCRRLSAGSGPREYLQRSIVPTMHFQDSLPRLPIPKLEDTIKRYLRAQKPLLDDGQFRKTEQFCKSFENGIGKELHEQLVAQDKQNKHTSYISGPWFDMYLTARDPVVLNFNPFMAFNPDPKSEYNDQLIRATNMTISAIRFLKTLRAGLLEPEVFHLNPAKSDTDTFKRLIRFVPSSLSWYGAYLVNAYPLDMSQYFRLFNSTRLPRPVRDELVTDESARHLLVLRKGHFYVFDVLDQDGNIVSASEIQAHLKYILSDSSATPDFPLAYLTTENRDVWAELRERLVSGGNEEALRKVDSAVFCLCLDDFPIKDLVHLSHTMLHSDGTNRWFDKSFNLILAKDGTAAVHFEHAWGDGVAVLRFFNEVFKDSTQAPAITPQSQPAHTDSSAAVRRLNFKLDDAMKASIGAAKDKFDAIVKTLTIDFIQFQRGGKEFLKNQKLSPDAVAQLAFQMAFLRQYGRTVATYESCSTAAFKHGRTETIRPASIFTKKCSEAFVREPSRHSAGELCQMMAECSTYHGQLTKEAAMGQGFDRHLFALRYLAAAKGIALPELYLDPAYRQINHNILSTSTLSSSTVNIGGFAPVVPDGFGIGYAVHDKWIGCNVSSYPGRNAREFLQCVEKALEDIFDAIEGKRIKT
- the CPT2 gene encoding carnitine O-palmitoyltransferase 2, mitochondrial isoform X2, whose translation is MTFCPKGLASSNKIKLPIPKLEDTIKRYLRAQKPLLDDGQFRKTEQFCKSFENGIGKELHEQLVAQDKQNKHTSYISGPWFDMYLTARDPVVLNFNPFMAFNPDPKSEYNDQLIRATNMTISAIRFLKTLRAGLLEPEVFHLNPAKSDTDTFKRLIRFVPSSLSWYGAYLVNAYPLDMSQYFRLFNSTRLPRPVRDELVTDESARHLLVLRKGHFYVFDVLDQDGNIVSASEIQAHLKYILSDSSATPDFPLAYLTTENRDVWAELRERLVSGGNEEALRKVDSAVFCLCLDDFPIKDLVHLSHTMLHSDGTNRWFDKSFNLILAKDGTAAVHFEHAWGDGVAVLRFFNEVFKDSTQAPAITPQSQPAHTDSSAAVRRLNFKLDDAMKASIGAAKDKFDAIVKTLTIDFIQFQRGGKEFLKNQKLSPDAVAQLAFQMAFLRQYGRTVATYESCSTAAFKHGRTETIRPASIFTKKCSEAFVREPSRHSAGELCQMMAECSTYHGQLTKEAAMGQGFDRHLFALRYLAAAKGIALPELYLDPAYRQINHNILSTSTLSSSTVNIGGFAPVVPDGFGIGYAVHDKWIGCNVSSYPGRNAREFLQCVEKALEDIFDAIEGKRIKT
- the CPT2 gene encoding carnitine O-palmitoyltransferase 2, mitochondrial isoform X3 — its product is MVARLLLLRARPRRPAGGPGPVCRRLSAGSGPREYLQRSIVPTMHFQDSLPRLPIPKLEDTIKRYLRAQKPLLDDGQFRKTEQFCKSFENGIGKELHEQLVAQDKQNKHTSYISGPWFDMYLTARDPVVLNFNPFMAFNPDPKSEYNDQLIRATNMTISAIRFLKTLRAGLLEPEVFHLNPAKSDTDTFKRLIRFVPSSLSWYGAYLVNAYPLDMSQYFRLFNSTRLPRPVRDELVTDESARHLLVLRKGHFYVFDVLDQDGNIVSASEIQAHLKYILSDSSATPDFPLAYLTTENRDVWAELRERLVSGGNEEALRKVDSAVFCLCLDDFPIKDLVHLSHTMLHSDGTNRWFDKSFNLILAKDGTAAVHFEHAWGDGVAVLRFFNEVFKDSTQAPAITPQSQPAHTDSSAAVRRLNFKLDDAMKASIGAAKDKFDAIVKTLTIDFIQFQRGGKEFLKNQKLSPDAVAQLAFQMAFLRQYGRTVATYESCSTAAFKHGRTETIRPASIFTKKCSEAFVREPSRHSAGELCQMMAECSTYHGQLTKEAAMDLERTWRITQFCPFMQPKVLEVKEISKTFWSHSPF